From the genome of Candidatus Binatia bacterium:
GGGCCGAGTATGTCGTCGACTTCATTCCGAAGGTGAAGATCGAGATCGTTGTCGACGACAGCAACGCCGCGCAGATCGTGGAAGCCATCTGCAACGCGGCGCGCACCGGTCACATCGGCGACGGCAAGATCTTCGTGCTGCCGATGGAAGAGATCGTCCGCATTCGCACCGGCGAACGCGG
Proteins encoded in this window:
- a CDS encoding P-II family nitrogen regulator, translating into MKKIEAIIKPFKLDEVKEALGREGIQGMTVSEVQGFGRQKGHTELYRGAEYVVDFIPKVKIEIVVDDSNAAQIVEAICNAARTGHIGDGKIFVLPMEEIVRIRTGERG